In Setaria viridis chromosome 5, Setaria_viridis_v4.0, whole genome shotgun sequence, the genomic stretch TCCCAACGCTACATGTGGCCCACCGGTTCTATGACGAGTCGATGGCGTCACAGATACGAGATGTTGGTGGCGCACTGTTTTGTGACGATATGAGATGTTCTATGATGCACATTTTTTTCCATAAATCCATAGCGAAGGGAGCCCCATAGCGGCCGAGGGCTCCCGCTGATGATCTATGACGAACTTGAGATTTTCGTCATAGTTGTGGCATGTTCAATGACAAAGTTTTAGAACATCACGCGCAAAACATCATGGAAGCTTCGATTTCTACTAGTGTGAGTAACATATGATACAAAAGTACTACTCATCTGTGTGTATGCAGTTATCGTTAAGCATCAGCATGTCATACAGTATTGAAAGGATTTCGATCCCCTTTATTTGGTTGTTAGCATAGCTCAAGTAATTTCAATAGTGAACTGGCCATCTGTTCCTTCAGATTGCAGTTTCTTCAGAACAATGGTGTATAGACTTAATTATGGTTGACCATATCTATCATTTTTTCCTTCAATATGTacaatttccaaattatttCCCGAATACGTCATGACCCCTTTTCCTCTTTTGCAGGGTTCAATTGATCCATATGATTGATCTTATCGTTTTTCTGTGTCCAAGGTCATCAGTATTTATTGGTAAATTAAGTAAACATAGTGTTTGAAATAAGAAGTCTATGTATTCCTGTGTATTTTCTGCTTTTTCAAACAAGCGAGAAAATATCGTCTTAATGTACTAGCACATGTATGCTGTTGAAGGTGGAGGTCGGCAGCATCTGAAGCTGAGCACGCCAAGAAATTTGGATAGGTCAATCAAAGTAGAGCTAAGCCCAGGCGTACGTTTGATAACACCATGGTATGTACGTGCACGTGTATAATTAACGAGCGCGAGATCGCGGCAGTCATGAGGACGGAGAAGAAGAAACAAACGGTTAGCCAAGTCAGCTAGCTTCGTGCGGGGATACCATGCATCCGTGTGTACGTGCAGCTAGCCGTACTAGCTAGTATCGAGATCATCCCCAACGTGTACGCGTGCAATCTCGCTCTTGAAACCACGCCATGGTAGATCATCCCCACGTCATAGATTGTCAATGTTTGCCAACGGCTCTCGACTGgccaagttttttttaaaaaaaaaattagtttgTACCTTAATTTCTCTACAGATTTAACAAATGACCAACAAGGTTATTCTCAAAAGAACCAAAAAAGTACAACGTACAACAAAACCATTATCTACTTGGAAAGAATTGAGAAAGTTTGTTAGTTGTCTTTTAGTGCTAGTGGCCTTGAAGAAGCACATTTACATCCCATTATTGGTACTAGAGTTACATTTTCTAACTAAGGTACTTGTTCTAGGGTGGGTTTTGATAAACATCTAGGGAATGTTTGTACCATAAAGATCGTCCAAACTCTTTGACATTTGGGTCCCATGCATGGCCTCGCCTGCTCTAGCTAGGATGGCTTTGCTCATTATGGCATCTCCAACAACGAAATCAACTTGCTAAATAGCTATAAGGTTGTTTGGCCATCTCACTAATAGATAGCATCGTATATAGAGATAACCTCTCCAACGATTCAGTTATAGCACAACCTCCAAAACTAATAGGATACAGATTGGGATGTTGAATGTAGCATGTGTATTGAGATGTGCTAAATATAGGGTGAGTACTAACtagtactctctctctctctctctctctctctctctctctctctctctctctctctctcgtcacATTATAGCCACGGCTGTAGACTCCTTATATGAGGCACATACAATGAACAATATGCTAAAGGATCGGGTGGGGTTCACTTAATTATTAGTTTGGTTGACTAAGGTTCATGGCCCACAGAATTAAGACGAGAGGCGGATATCTACGATGGATTAGCATATAGAGGGCCATGAGCGAATTAGGAAAAGAACCTGAGGGGCAAGGCACCAAATAACCGTTATTTTGAAGCATTATAGAATGTGGTTATATGTATGGGATCCAACAACTTGGAACCTTCAGGGCGGTGAAAAAAGTTGATCGAATAGAGTTGGTGGATGTCATCGGCAAAGAGAAGTTAGGATTTCAAGGTACACCCTCTCCTATGTCAAGTCTCGGTCAATCTTCTTCCAAATACACGAAATATAAAAGTTCATGGTGCCTAAAGGATATATAGGTGCCTGCAACAGAACGATGTCTTCTAACTAGTAGGTTAGGATTGGGGGGCTCCAGGTTCTGACTTAGAGAGAGGGCCTTGCGGAGGTGGTCAGAACGGCGGATATACGTCTATCTAGACCGGCGGatataggggtgtttggatgcgggatactaaactttaggagggatcacatcggatgttcggacgctaattaggaggactaaacatgagctaattataaaactaactgcagaacccctatactaattcacgagacgaatctattaagcctaattaatccatcattagcaaatggttactgtagcaccacattgtcaaatcatggactaattaggcttaatagattcgtctcgcgaattagactccatctgtgtaattagttttgtaattagactatatttaatacttctaattagtatcaaacatccgatgtgacaggtacggaacctgtatccaaacaggccttaAGTCTATCTAGCCTTCTTCCAAATATAACAAATTCCGTACATCCGACAACCTCCTAATTAAAGGACATGCGTCTGAGATTGCTTCAGTTGATGGCTTCTCACCTACGGGTTAGGGTTGGGAGCATCCGAGTGTTGACTGTTGAGGTTGTGGAATACTCGAGTTCGCCGGTTTGAGATAGCTGCTAGCTTATGGGAAAGAGGATGGTTTGAGATAGCTGCTAACCTTGTGCAGTCAGAGGGGAGAGCATCGAGATATGTGTGAACTTAGCTCTTCACCAAGATTCCTTAAAATATTGATTTACTATCTTAACATTCCAAGAGACGCCCTTGGAGAGAGGCTTGCGGAGCTGGCCAGAATCGCGGATACGAACTGTTCAATTGACGGCTTCAAAGCTCAAGCAATTAATGCGTCTCAAATATAATAGTCAGCCATGCAGTGCAATTTGCAAGCAGCAAGCATGCGCGCATATGCCCAGCTAGTTGCTTATAAATACGCATGCACGCTACCACCAGGTCCATAGTAACCCAGCACGACGCAAGCCTTGCTAGATCACCTGCCCTAGCTCTCTTCCCTGAGACCGGTTCGTGACGCCATGGACTGGAAAGACCAGGCCAAGCCCATGATGCACAACAAGTTCTCGAGCTGTCGTGGCGTCTCCTTCGAGCTCAAGCCGTCGCCGGGCAGCTCGTTCGCCCTCCAAGCACACGACGGTCATGGTCCTCCCCAGCAGCCACCGGACGCCACGAGCGCCGGCCGGTGGGTCTGGCTGCCCCAGACGTTcagccgcgcctcctcccggATCTTTCCTGCGGCTTTTGGCAGGTCGCCGAGCCTAGCGAGCAGCCACTTCTGTGACCTCGACGACGAGGgcgcggacgacgacgaggagatgGCCGTCGCCGCGGCAGCTGCGGCCGTTGATGACGCGCCGGGCAAGAAGgcgagcgcgccggcggcgtcggcgaaggAGGCGCCATCGGCGCGCTCGAGGCTCGGCGTCATACTGCTCGACCAGGGCCTGTTCACCGTGTACAAGCGCCTCTTCGTGCTGTGCTTCGCGTTGAACGCCGTGGGGCTCGCGCTCGCGGCGACCGGACACTTCCCTTACGCGAGGGGGCACGCAGCCGTCTTCGCCATGGGCAACATCCTGGCGCTCACGCTGTGCCGCTCCGAGGCGGTTCTGCGGGCCGTGTTCTGGCTCGCCGTCGCGCTCTTCGGCCGGCCGTGGGTGCCCGTCGTCGTGAAGACCGGAGTGACGGCGATCCTGCAGTCGCTAGGCGGCGTGCACAGCGGCTGCGGCGTGTCGTCGCTGGCGTGGCTGGCGTACGCGCTCGTGCGGGCGCAGCTCCAGCGCCGCGACGGCATGACGCCACGCGAGGTCGTCGGCGTCGCGTCGGCAATCCTCGGCCTGCTGGCGCTCTCGTGCTTGGCCGCGTTCCCGCtgctccgccacctccaccacaaCGTGTTCGAGCGCACACACCGGTTCGCCGGCTGGACCGCGCTCGCCCTGCTCTGGGTCTTCGTCGTCCTCTCTGCCGGCTACGACCCAACCACCGCGTCCTACGTCCGCCTCACCGGCGCCGCCCTCGTCAAGCGCCAGGAGCTCTGGCTCGCCACCGCCATCACCTTCTTCACCGTCCTGCCATGGCTCACCGTACGGCGCGTGCCGGTCACGGTCACCGCGCGTTCCAGCCACGCGTCGGTCATTACCTTCCAGGGCGGCGTCAAGGCCGGGCTGCTCGGCCGCATCAGCCGCTCCCCTCTCTCCGAGTGGCACGCCTTCGGCATCATCTCCGACAACGGCGACACGCACGCGATGCTCGCCGGCGCGGTGGGCGACTTCACCCGGGGCCTCATCTCGGACCCACCGACACGCCTCTGGGTGCGCGGGGTCCACTTCGCCGGGCTGCCCTACCTCCTCAACATGTACCGGCGGGCGACCATGGTCGCGACGGGCTCCGGGATATGCGTGTTCATGTCGTTCCTGATGCAGCCCGGCCCGGCGGAGCTGTCGCTGGTGTGGGTGGCCAAGGGCATCGAGGCCAACTACGGCGAGGAGAtgaaggcggcggcgtgcggcagcgAGAGGCTGCGCGGGAGGGTGGTCGTGCACGACACGGCGGTGATGGGGCGGCCGGACGTGGCGGCGCTGGCCGTGGACGCGGCGCGGCGTTGGGGctcggaggtggtggtggtgacgaGCAACCCGGAGGGGAGCAGGGACGTGGTGACGGCGTGCAACAAGGCCGGCATCCCCGCGTTCGGGCCTATCTGGGATTCTTGACCCCACGTTGAAATCTCGCACACTGAAGACGCTCACTGGTGCTGCTCTGTTTGTCGTCTACAGCCTCTAATATGTAACTTAACGCTACTTTTTATTAGTTATGTGAAAAAATACTACTGATAGACAGTGAGAAAATACTACTAAAACTAATTGTACTCTAACAAGCTACTCCGTAGCAATTATAGGATTGTAACAAGCTAGCATTTGCCTACCTACAAGTTGAGAAAATATTTTGTGCAAACTACCAACTCGATGGAAATGAAGCCCCCATAGAAACATACtgtaaagattttttttaaaaaaaaaacgatGCACATCCGTAATGCATTCGTGATGATAGATATGCGTGGCTACAAAAATTGAGATACAAACTCAACTCATTAAAATTGAAGGGACCGTGGGTGTTCTAAAAACCTAAGGCTCCAAGCATATATAAAAATCTATTTCAATTCCTATCTAGATGTGCCCTAAGTTTTTCTACGTGTCtgtaaaagagttttgcactcTAAATTCCAATAGTCTAAACTACACATGATAATTTTAGGAAAGGTAAATGTGGAAAGTAAGTGCAATAATAAATgcggaaggtaaatgaggtagaaAAGGCAAACTCCCGGCGTGGCGACACGGCAATTTTTACCGAGTTATCGAAAAGCAaagttttccactagtcctcattGTTGGAGCACCTCTCAAAGGAAATACCCGCGCAAGGGTATAAACTTCCCGAtcaagtaactccgtaggaTAGCCGACAGGTCTTCCCCACGCGCAAGTGGGTCTCCGCCTAACCTCTCTTGGATGCTCTttgccgctcttcacttggtagagcttcggaaAATTGCTTAAGGcctctgttgggatacgaggtaggctacgctagcgcaaatcaaaatttctaccgcgtataaccaggaagaactgccgtataaggatcacgggattaccacttgacgcactactggtgcggaagatgtagatatgcgtcggtgcagtgaagacgatcacgtagtcgtacgtagtcgatcaacgtagtcgatcacgtccagcagctcctcagcagctcgtccacgtgcacagcaagatcgcctccggtaccgcggctcgtcgtcggctcgtcgtggctcgtcggcagctcgtcgatggctcgtccaagtgctgcaggcgcaacacctccaaggtatccacacgtgcagggaggaagcgtcgcaagccggattgctagatccgcgagttgcaacaggcgagggtgtgggaggcgcggcaagtgtgttcagccaaaaggtgtaaaccctagggcgcccccacccctctatttatagaggttcctgatgggcctctggatccgaggcccattagtactcctaaacctaatccaactcggatcagatccgaattgggcttccagccccttaagtgtgtgaccctatgggttcggatacgtatagacatggcccgagtactcctactcggcccaataatcggtagcggcctctagcaagacgtgccaactcctatacgcatacgaagatcatatcagacgaaccatcacaacataatatacatgctattccctttgcctcacgatatttggtctagcttcaagccgaccgctctttctcgatcctgtgattcggaatccctttgtaggttaactcttaaccgtatgtagcatggccatgcattttcggatccgatcactcgaggggcccagagatatcactctcaatcagagaggggcaaatcccatcttgattgaccatgtctcatagcatgcttcttgacaaacccgaaagctacctttataactaccctgttacggcgtagcgtttgatagcccctaagtaggtcgatccacatctagaatacatgcgacaatctcaggtctaaggacaaagcgtatatgttgttttaaagagagaactacttctcgtgttgggtcagtcctaacacatgtctccacatgtgtccacattattagttcaacatcttcatgtccatgacttgtgaaacatagtcatcaactaatacatgtgctagtctaatattcatgtgtgtcctcacatgaactccgactagggacaactttagaataaccattcaagtaaagagtttcacatacaattcacataattgcaaatcaattcaagtagcctttaatggatattcaatgaacacaatatacaaatcatggatacaaatggaatatcatcatctctatgattgcctctagggcatacctccaacagcctcTCCTTCCAATCACAAGCACCGGGGACCACTCCACAAATGCGGTTGGAGGGTCTtgcaagacttacaagccccgGATTTATAACTCTTGGTGCGCGGAAGCACCGAtacaaaggaggtgtgcaaacctcgcctaagtctaggctaatccctaaagcaatACGCTAATAggtctaaactagcactaatcaagacctaaaccttatgctaattgccttaattttctctttagcactttggtggacagagcacttgtgtgtatgtgatgtcagtgttttagaccggcaacccgcctagggggtaccctaggtggtcttttatgcggtaagggtcgtcgagaatcaaggaatcaatggtgacgcaaggaacacgatttagacaggttcgggccgctagatcgcgtaataccctacgtcctgtgtgttggtttgtattgatgaactggagttgttctcgTGTGTTGAGGTCTTGGGTGTTGAGTAaccttgaggtctgacctgccgagctaggtacccctgccctcctttatatactccagggggcagagtactagtcggattacaaggaggagtcctaataggagtacacgggactagtcctagtcggattacaggggaatcctagtaggagtccgagttcttccttccttgcgggtactggggatgtatccccgacaagcccccgagcgcttcatagtcgaatgcagcagtcttcgagtagtcttgagatattcgccgagtagtcttggtgctcttcgagtactttgtcaggctgaatctttcaatgcttctcaaagttgccatgaggct encodes the following:
- the LOC117854487 gene encoding adenylate-forming reductase 06235 isoform X2; translated protein: MDWKDQAKPMMHNKFSSCRGVSFELKPSPGSSFALQAHDGHGPPQQPPDATSAGRWVWLPQTFSRASSRIFPAAFGRSPSLASSHFCDLDDEGADDDEEMAVAAAAAAVDDAPGKKASAPAASAKEAPSARSRLGVILLDQGLFTVYKRLFVLCFALNAVGLALAATGHFPYARGHAAVFAMGNILALTLCRSEAVLRAVFWLAVALFGRPWVPVVVKTGVTAILQSLGGVHSGCGVSSLAWLAYALVRAQLQRRDGMTPREVVGVASAILGLLALSCLVWVFVVLSAGYDPTTASYVRLTGAALVKRQELWLATAITFFTVLPWLTVRRVPVTVTARSSHASVITFQGGVKAGLLGRISRSPLSEWHAFGIISDNGDTHAMLAGAVGDFTRGLISDPPTRLWVRGVHFAGLPYLLNMYRRATMVATGSGICVFMSFLIERLRGRVVVHDTAVMGRPDVAALAVDAARRWGSEVVVVTSNPEGSRDVVTACNKAGIPAFGPIWDS
- the LOC117854487 gene encoding adenylate-forming reductase 06235 isoform X1 — its product is MDWKDQAKPMMHNKFSSCRGVSFELKPSPGSSFALQAHDGHGPPQQPPDATSAGRWVWLPQTFSRASSRIFPAAFGRSPSLASSHFCDLDDEGADDDEEMAVAAAAAAVDDAPGKKASAPAASAKEAPSARSRLGVILLDQGLFTVYKRLFVLCFALNAVGLALAATGHFPYARGHAAVFAMGNILALTLCRSEAVLRAVFWLAVALFGRPWVPVVVKTGVTAILQSLGGVHSGCGVSSLAWLAYALVRAQLQRRDGMTPREVVGVASAILGLLALSCLAAFPLLRHLHHNVFERTHRFAGWTALALLWVFVVLSAGYDPTTASYVRLTGAALVKRQELWLATAITFFTVLPWLTVRRVPVTVTARSSHASVITFQGGVKAGLLGRISRSPLSEWHAFGIISDNGDTHAMLAGAVGDFTRGLISDPPTRLWVRGVHFAGLPYLLNMYRRATMVATGSGICVFMSFLMQPGPAELSLVWVAKGIEANYGEEMKAAACGSERLRGRVVVHDTAVMGRPDVAALAVDAARRWGSEVVVVTSNPEGSRDVVTACNKAGIPAFGPIWDS